Proteins from one Chitinophaga oryzae genomic window:
- the sufC gene encoding Fe-S cluster assembly ATPase SufC — protein sequence MLTIKNLHAEVEGKQILKGINLEIGKGETHAIMGPNGSGKSSLASVLAGRDNYTVTEGEVWFNGKNLLDLSPEDRAREGVFLAFQYPVEIPGVSNLNFLKTALNEIRTYKGLPTIEGRDFLKLTKEKQQLVDFNANLMNRSLNEGFSGGEKKRNEIFQLAMLDPQLAILDETDSGLDIDALRIVSNGVNKLRDAEKSFVVITHYQRLLEYIVPDFVHVLYNGRIIKTGTKELALELEERGYDWLKEELHLKESV from the coding sequence ATGCTGACGATTAAAAATCTGCACGCAGAAGTAGAAGGGAAACAAATTCTGAAAGGCATTAACCTCGAAATAGGTAAAGGCGAAACACATGCCATCATGGGCCCCAACGGCTCCGGCAAAAGCTCGCTGGCCTCCGTGCTCGCAGGCCGTGATAACTATACTGTTACCGAAGGGGAAGTATGGTTCAACGGTAAAAACCTGCTGGACCTGTCTCCCGAAGACCGCGCGCGTGAAGGCGTATTCCTGGCTTTTCAATACCCTGTTGAAATTCCGGGCGTATCCAACCTGAACTTTCTGAAAACAGCCCTCAATGAAATCAGGACCTATAAAGGACTGCCTACCATTGAAGGCCGTGACTTCCTGAAACTGACCAAAGAGAAGCAGCAGCTGGTAGACTTTAACGCCAACCTGATGAACCGCTCCCTGAATGAAGGTTTCAGCGGTGGTGAAAAGAAACGCAACGAAATATTCCAACTGGCAATGCTCGACCCGCAGCTGGCCATCCTGGACGAAACAGACTCCGGTCTGGACATCGACGCGCTGCGTATCGTTTCCAACGGCGTTAACAAACTCCGCGACGCAGAAAAATCTTTCGTAGTCATCACCCACTACCAGCGTCTGCTGGAGTACATCGTGCCTGACTTTGTACACGTACTGTACAACGGCCGTATCATCAAAACCGGCACCAAGGAACTGGCCCTGGAACTGGAAGAAAGAGGCTACGACTGGCTGAAGGAAGAGTTACATTTGAAAGAATCAGTATAA
- the sufB gene encoding Fe-S cluster assembly protein SufB, translating into MMNSNEIIDDIANKEYEFGFTTDIEMDIAPPGLNEDIIRFISAKKNEPEWLLEWRLKGFAAFKKMQFPTWQHFEMPELDLQALSYYAAPKKKKQLNSLDEVDPELLATFEKLGIPLNEQKALAGVAVDAVFDSVSVATTFKGKLKEMGVIFCSFGEAVQEYPDLVKKYLGTVVPHSDNIFAALNSAVFSDGSFTYIPKGVRCPMELSTYFRINAQNTGQFERTLIIADEGSYVSYLEGCTAPMRDENQLHAAVVELVALDHAEIKYSTVQNWYPGDKDGKGGIYNFVTKRGICKGNASKISWTQVETGSAITWKYPSVILQGDYSEGEFYSVAVVRNKQIADTGTKIHHIGKGTKSRIISKGISAGRGDNSYRGLVAVGPRADNARNFTQCDSLLIGNDCGSHTFPYIESRNKTAMIEHEATTSKIGEDQIFYLNARGIDTEKAVALIVNGYVKEVLNQLPMEFAVEAQKLLSITLEGSVG; encoded by the coding sequence ATGATGAACAGTAACGAAATAATAGATGATATAGCCAATAAGGAGTACGAGTTTGGCTTTACCACCGATATTGAAATGGATATCGCTCCTCCGGGGCTGAATGAAGATATCATCCGCTTTATTTCCGCTAAAAAGAATGAACCGGAATGGCTGCTGGAATGGCGTCTGAAAGGTTTTGCCGCCTTTAAGAAAATGCAGTTCCCCACCTGGCAGCACTTTGAAATGCCGGAGCTGGACCTGCAGGCCCTCTCCTATTATGCCGCGCCGAAAAAGAAAAAACAACTGAACAGCCTCGATGAAGTGGACCCGGAACTGCTGGCCACTTTTGAAAAGCTGGGTATTCCGCTCAACGAGCAGAAGGCCCTGGCCGGTGTGGCCGTTGACGCCGTATTTGACAGCGTGTCCGTAGCCACCACCTTCAAAGGCAAACTGAAAGAAATGGGCGTTATCTTCTGCTCTTTCGGTGAAGCGGTACAGGAATATCCTGACCTGGTAAAAAAATACCTCGGTACAGTAGTGCCGCACTCTGACAACATTTTTGCCGCGCTGAACTCCGCTGTGTTTTCTGACGGCTCTTTCACCTATATCCCGAAAGGCGTACGCTGCCCGATGGAACTGAGCACTTACTTCCGCATCAACGCCCAGAACACCGGTCAGTTCGAACGTACGCTGATCATCGCCGACGAAGGCAGCTATGTAAGCTACCTCGAAGGCTGTACCGCTCCCATGCGCGATGAAAACCAGCTGCACGCCGCAGTCGTGGAACTCGTTGCCCTGGACCACGCGGAAATCAAATACTCTACCGTACAGAACTGGTACCCCGGCGATAAAGACGGTAAAGGCGGTATCTACAACTTCGTGACCAAAAGAGGTATCTGTAAAGGCAATGCCAGCAAGATCTCCTGGACACAGGTAGAAACCGGCTCGGCCATCACCTGGAAATATCCCAGCGTGATCCTGCAGGGCGACTACTCTGAAGGTGAATTCTACTCCGTAGCGGTAGTACGCAACAAACAGATTGCAGACACCGGTACCAAAATCCACCACATCGGTAAAGGTACCAAAAGCCGTATCATCTCCAAAGGCATCTCCGCCGGCAGAGGCGATAACAGTTACCGCGGACTGGTAGCCGTTGGCCCCCGTGCCGACAACGCCCGTAACTTTACCCAGTGCGACTCCCTGCTGATCGGCAACGATTGCGGCTCCCACACTTTCCCGTATATCGAATCCCGCAATAAAACCGCGATGATCGAACACGAAGCCACCACCTCCAAAATCGGGGAAGACCAGATCTTCTATCTGAACGCCCGTGGCATCGATACGGAAAAAGCCGTAGCCCTGATCGTAAACGGTTACGTGAAGGAAGTGCTCAACCAGCTCCCCATGGAATTTGCCGTGGAAGCACAGAAACTATTATCTATCACACTTGAAGGAAGCGTTGGATAA
- a CDS encoding HesB/IscA family protein encodes MITVSEKAGAYIKTLMENEHHAPGTFVRVGVKGGGCSGLEYVMKFETEEQEGDQVFEDKGVKVVVQMKSLLYLYGTELDYSDGLNGKGLFFNNPNATRTCSCGESFAV; translated from the coding sequence ATGATAACCGTTTCAGAAAAAGCAGGAGCATATATTAAGACGCTGATGGAGAACGAACATCATGCCCCCGGTACTTTTGTAAGAGTAGGCGTGAAAGGCGGTGGTTGCTCCGGCCTTGAATATGTGATGAAGTTTGAGACAGAAGAACAGGAAGGAGACCAGGTATTTGAAGACAAAGGCGTAAAGGTAGTCGTACAGATGAAAAGCCTGCTTTACCTGTATGGTACAGAACTGGACTACTCCGACGGCCTCAATGGCAAAGGCCTTTTCTTCAACAACCCGAATGCAACGAGAACATGCAGCTGCGGCGAAAGCTTCGCGGTATAA
- a CDS encoding NADPH-dependent FMN reductase, which yields MNVLIFNGATDTRPEATSNRLAAYLSDALTEKGLPTEIFSLAEKQIPFFSMAEAAKKPESVAAMCESFCKADLQIWMTPLYHGSMTGAMKNSLDWLELTSKHQRPYLTGKVVALLSWADGTQAMQGINAMDAVAKALRAWVLPYSLPVLKNNLYDPQTSGFTAFYKTKLDMMVSLLCAAQSHVTAGTAN from the coding sequence ATGAACGTACTCATATTTAATGGCGCCACTGACACCCGCCCCGAAGCTACCTCTAATAGGCTGGCAGCTTACCTGTCAGATGCCTTAACAGAGAAGGGGTTACCGACCGAGATTTTCAGCCTGGCCGAAAAGCAGATCCCTTTCTTTTCGATGGCCGAAGCAGCTAAAAAGCCGGAGAGTGTGGCAGCTATGTGTGAGTCGTTCTGTAAAGCGGACCTTCAGATCTGGATGACGCCATTATATCATGGCAGCATGACAGGGGCCATGAAGAACAGCCTGGACTGGCTGGAGCTGACAAGCAAACACCAACGGCCATATTTAACCGGAAAGGTTGTAGCTTTGCTCTCCTGGGCCGACGGCACACAGGCCATGCAGGGGATCAACGCCATGGACGCCGTGGCTAAAGCATTGAGAGCCTGGGTACTGCCCTACTCTCTGCCTGTCCTGAAAAATAATCTTTATGACCCGCAGACCAGCGGGTTTACTGCATTTTATAAAACCAAGCTGGATATGATGGTTTCCCTGCTCTGCGCTGCCCAGTCACATGTGACAGCCGGGACAGCGAACTGA
- a CDS encoding helix-turn-helix transcriptional regulator — MEKYPTRTKNAADRFLMLIKTKGPLSAAELAGELGITTEGARLQLVKLAEEGLLQFESISKGVGRPMQIWSLTPLGNARFPDSHTELTVDIIQTIKTVLGPEALANVILAREKNQQEKYNTALAGVTGIENRLTAFAAIRTGEGYLAEWRKEGDIFLFIENHCPICCAAATCDNICTSEMNTFISVIGEEVQVTRLDHIINGARRCVYKIKPAHLAI, encoded by the coding sequence TTGGAAAAATATCCAACACGAACCAAAAATGCCGCTGACAGGTTTTTGATGCTCATCAAGACCAAGGGCCCCCTGTCTGCTGCCGAACTGGCGGGTGAATTGGGTATCACCACGGAAGGAGCCCGCCTGCAGCTGGTAAAGCTGGCTGAAGAGGGTTTGTTGCAGTTTGAAAGTATCTCTAAAGGCGTCGGCCGGCCCATGCAAATATGGAGCCTGACCCCGCTTGGCAACGCCCGCTTCCCGGACAGCCATACCGAACTCACGGTAGACATCATCCAGACCATTAAAACGGTACTGGGGCCGGAAGCACTGGCCAACGTCATCCTCGCCCGCGAAAAGAACCAACAGGAAAAATATAATACCGCCCTGGCAGGCGTTACCGGTATCGAAAACAGGCTGACCGCCTTCGCGGCCATCCGCACCGGTGAAGGCTACCTGGCAGAATGGAGAAAAGAAGGCGATATCTTCCTCTTCATCGAAAACCACTGCCCGATCTGCTGCGCCGCCGCTACCTGCGACAATATCTGTACTTCAGAGATGAACACCTTCATCAGCGTCATCGGCGAAGAAGTGCAGGTGACCCGCCTCGACCATATCATCAATGGCGCCCGCCGCTGTGTTTACAAAATCAAACCGGCACATTTAGCTATTTGA